Part of the Methanothermobacter sp. MT-2 genome is shown below.
TCTCCTTGAAAAAGCGAATTTTGAGGAATCCTCTAAGTATAGGAGCATTTTATCATTTGACTCTCATAAGTTTATTTTTACCCATTGTAGTGATGTATTCTACCTCGCTCCCAGCAGACAATTTATCTTTCAAATCTTCTGGGATAGGAGTCTCGAATGTCTCATAGGTTTCAAGGTCCATTAATTGCACGTCATCACCCATTATAGCCAATACTTGGGCCGTTCTCTTGTCAATTATGGGTATTTCTATCTTAGCATCAACAGG
Proteins encoded:
- a CDS encoding translation initiation factor 5A yields the protein MSKKVVEVKNLKVGKYVIIDDEPSKIMNISTSSPGKHGSAKARIEAIGIFDNQKRSIVKPVDAKIEIPIIDKRTAQVLAIMGDDVQLMDLETYETFETPIPEDLKDKLSAGSEVEYITTMGKNKLMRVK